The following proteins come from a genomic window of Nitrospira sp.:
- a CDS encoding GNAT family N-acetyltransferase — MSVSAWHEEPIAKHHDRQAFDCGDPAMNEFLHRYARQSHDAGGAKTFLAIDNADNTTILGFYSLAPGALAYADTPAMVRRGLARHDVPGFRLARLATHVRVQGEGLGGQLLAAAGRRCLRAAADVGGVILIIDAKNDRAADWYAAYGAVPLANTPLTLVMSLATFATELKAHDRA; from the coding sequence ATGAGCGTCTCGGCCTGGCACGAGGAGCCGATCGCGAAACACCACGACCGCCAGGCGTTTGACTGCGGCGATCCCGCGATGAACGAGTTCCTGCATCGGTACGCCCGCCAAAGTCACGACGCCGGCGGCGCGAAAACCTTCCTCGCGATCGACAATGCCGACAACACGACGATCCTTGGCTTCTATAGCCTCGCGCCCGGCGCGCTCGCGTATGCGGATACGCCGGCGATGGTACGGCGCGGCCTCGCGCGTCACGATGTTCCAGGCTTTCGGCTCGCGCGTCTCGCGACACATGTGCGTGTGCAGGGGGAGGGCCTGGGCGGCCAGCTCCTGGCTGCAGCAGGCCGTCGCTGCCTGCGCGCTGCGGCCGATGTGGGCGGCGTGATCCTCATCATCGATGCGAAGAACGACCGCGCTGCCGACTGGTACGCCGCTTACGGCGCTGTGCCGTTAGCGAATACGCCGCTCACGCTCGTCATGTCCCTCGCGACTTTTGCAACCGAATTGAAGGCTCATGACCGGGCATAA
- a CDS encoding Cytochrome b subunit of the bc complex produces the protein MDSKRSSSTVIPDHRPSAIEKVVAFLDERVGLKEMQAKMLNEPIPGGSRWAYVFGSILLFIFAMQALTGILLMFYYVPTADHAYASTQYIIHDVDYGWFLLGYHFWGSSAMVVCVVAHMSQVFLWGAYKKPRELLWLVGLALFGVVITFGFTGYLLPWDQRAFWATTVGVEILDKTPIIGDFIARFLKGGPTPGQMTLSRFFVLHVMILPAALMALAGLHLFLFRVAAPAGPFTGTVEEIKAKTDYFFPRQIWKDMVGMAFVFVGTCALALWEPVVLLDEAAPDPGDYHPEPEWYFLFYFQLLRLKLFAGEFGQFLGAVALPVAFMALLVALPFIDKDPERNIFKRPIALISWIAIMVVIVLFTVASVINREFLD, from the coding sequence ATGGATAGCAAGCGATCATCATCGACGGTCATTCCCGATCATCGGCCCAGCGCGATCGAAAAAGTTGTCGCTTTCCTTGACGAACGCGTCGGTCTCAAGGAAATGCAGGCCAAGATGCTGAATGAACCGATCCCCGGCGGTTCCCGCTGGGCCTACGTGTTCGGATCCATCCTGTTGTTCATCTTCGCCATGCAGGCCCTGACCGGTATCTTGCTCATGTTCTATTATGTGCCGACTGCCGACCATGCCTATGCCAGTACGCAGTACATTATTCACGATGTCGATTATGGGTGGTTCCTGCTCGGCTATCATTTCTGGGGATCCAGTGCCATGGTCGTCTGTGTGGTGGCGCACATGTCCCAGGTGTTCCTCTGGGGGGCGTACAAGAAGCCACGAGAATTGCTGTGGCTTGTCGGACTGGCCCTGTTTGGTGTTGTGATCACCTTCGGCTTTACGGGTTACCTCTTGCCCTGGGACCAACGGGCGTTCTGGGCGACGACTGTGGGTGTCGAAATTTTGGATAAGACGCCCATTATCGGTGATTTTATCGCCAGATTTCTGAAAGGTGGGCCGACTCCCGGGCAGATGACCTTGAGCCGATTCTTCGTCCTCCATGTGATGATTCTTCCGGCGGCGCTCATGGCCTTAGCCGGCTTGCATCTGTTCCTGTTTCGCGTGGCCGCTCCTGCAGGACCTTTTACCGGTACGGTGGAGGAGATCAAAGCGAAAACCGACTATTTCTTTCCCCGTCAAATTTGGAAAGACATGGTCGGGATGGCGTTCGTCTTCGTAGGGACCTGCGCCTTGGCGCTCTGGGAGCCGGTCGTTTTATTGGATGAGGCGGCGCCGGATCCAGGGGACTATCATCCCGAACCGGAATGGTATTTTCTGTTCTACTTCCAGTTGCTCAGGCTGAAGCTGTTCGCCGGTGAGTTCGGTCAATTTTTGGGTGCCGTGGCATTGCCGGTGGCCTTCATGGCGTTGCTCGTCGCGCTTCCGTTCATCGACAAGGATCCGGAGCGGAATATTTTCAAGCGACCGATCGCCCTGATCAGCTGGATTGCGATCATGGTCGTGATCGTCTTGTTCACGGTTGCATCCGTGATTAACCGAGAGTTCTTGGACTGA
- a CDS encoding Respiratory nitrate reductase subunit, conjectural has translation MKPASQMIKQILRGGSAVIASLIIGGASLTFAQESVAVRASLVTGGLPLDDPNAAAWSSASPASFPMSPQVHWPNRIQEVTVKDVAVRALHDGKQVAFLLEYADPTQDPDDGAALEFMVGDKKAHFAHGQPMLQVEGGPVNIWFWKNKAGKAVDMNAKGFGTLKPQSHQDVNAKGAYSNGTWKVVFSRNLSTDHPEEDVQMTPGQFISIAFAVWDGRKDAAGELVEKGSQKAVSSWWYFRADAPPDYSSYMYAAVAAALALGFQFVLIRKLKKGQ, from the coding sequence ATGAAACCGGCGAGTCAAATGATAAAGCAGATTCTGCGCGGTGGGTCGGCGGTGATCGCAAGTCTGATCATCGGTGGCGCATCACTCACATTCGCACAAGAAAGCGTGGCGGTTCGGGCTTCGCTTGTGACCGGGGGGTTACCCCTCGACGATCCGAATGCTGCGGCCTGGAGCAGTGCATCCCCGGCGTCGTTTCCAATGTCCCCACAGGTCCATTGGCCGAACCGCATCCAGGAAGTCACCGTCAAGGATGTAGCCGTCCGTGCGTTGCACGACGGGAAACAGGTGGCTTTTCTTCTGGAATATGCCGATCCTACTCAGGATCCGGACGATGGCGCGGCGCTCGAATTCATGGTCGGGGACAAGAAGGCCCATTTTGCCCATGGACAACCGATGCTGCAGGTCGAAGGCGGGCCGGTTAATATTTGGTTCTGGAAAAATAAGGCGGGTAAGGCCGTCGATATGAATGCAAAGGGCTTCGGCACATTGAAGCCCCAATCGCACCAAGATGTGAATGCAAAGGGCGCCTATTCCAACGGGACCTGGAAAGTGGTCTTTTCCCGGAATCTCTCGACCGACCATCCGGAAGAAGATGTTCAAATGACGCCGGGGCAATTCATCAGTATCGCCTTTGCGGTATGGGACGGACGAAAGGATGCGGCGGGTGAGCTGGTCGAAAAGGGATCTCAAAAAGCCGTCTCTTCCTGGTGGTATTTCCGAGCCGATGCACCGCCGGACTATTCCAGCTATATGTACGCGGCGGTAGCCGCTGCATTGGCCTTGGGATTTCAATTTGTCCTGATCAGAAAACTCAAGAAAGGGCAGTGA
- a CDS encoding Rieske (2Fe-2S) domain protein, producing the protein MLQPKLKSKVRCTDLDIGEVSKVVLDPLSHEISHIVVSMNGNGERQVAMGHVQAVTDDFVQLRAPSMDILALPPFKREDYVTTHEVEISHLEDNIHVTPGEVLVPLPDLEKSVKRRTFFMNFTNIIGFLVGLPIAYPILRFLMKPMYADFDNHWLNVGNVGKIKQDDVGVQFKYKKKVKEVYMPESEIDKNVWILRATPELLERVYHDKDMEFRDAKGKTIWVNKKTTPYVAFSGKCPHLGCAFKWRQHKTLGQVFLCPCHLSIYDAAGKVLDGPAPRALDALPIRVSASGDVEIIDMEFKAGTKSQIRII; encoded by the coding sequence ATGTTGCAACCGAAACTGAAATCCAAGGTTCGGTGCACCGACCTCGACATCGGTGAAGTCTCGAAGGTCGTGCTCGACCCGCTTTCCCATGAGATCAGCCATATCGTGGTGTCCATGAATGGGAACGGTGAGCGGCAAGTCGCCATGGGCCATGTTCAGGCCGTGACGGACGACTTCGTGCAGTTGCGCGCGCCGTCAATGGATATCCTCGCCTTGCCTCCCTTCAAGCGAGAAGATTATGTCACCACGCATGAAGTGGAGATCTCGCACCTTGAGGACAACATCCATGTGACGCCGGGTGAAGTGTTGGTGCCGTTGCCCGATCTCGAAAAAAGCGTCAAGCGCCGCACGTTTTTCATGAATTTCACGAATATCATCGGATTCTTGGTCGGCCTGCCCATCGCGTACCCCATTCTCCGCTTTTTGATGAAGCCGATGTATGCGGATTTCGACAACCACTGGCTGAACGTGGGCAATGTCGGCAAGATCAAGCAGGATGACGTCGGCGTGCAGTTCAAGTACAAGAAAAAGGTCAAAGAAGTCTATATGCCGGAGAGTGAAATCGATAAAAACGTCTGGATCCTCCGAGCGACTCCCGAGCTTCTCGAGAGAGTCTATCATGACAAGGACATGGAGTTTCGAGACGCCAAGGGAAAAACGATTTGGGTCAATAAGAAAACCACGCCCTATGTGGCGTTCTCCGGTAAGTGTCCTCATTTAGGCTGCGCGTTCAAGTGGCGACAGCATAAGACGTTGGGGCAAGTGTTTCTCTGTCCTTGCCACCTCAGCATCTACGATGCCGCAGGGAAGGTGCTCGACGGCCCGGCGCCTCGTGCCCTCGACGCATTGCCCATAAGGGTTTCCGCCTCGGGAGACGTTGAGATCATCGACATGGAGTTCAAGGCCGGTACGAAATCACAAATTCGGATCATTTGA
- a CDS encoding 4-hydroxybenzoate polyprenyltransferase, with protein sequence MSGPAPSSSASWGVPWPALARLMRLPNQTGTYLLLLPTMWGLVLAARGIPPPHLVAIFIGGSFLMRSAGVIMNDLADQSFDRQVTRTKTRPLASGELSRRHAAMLLSVLLVLAAGLLCFLRPIVTWLAPVAVFLAALYPYSKRWIHIPQAMLGIAFGWGTVMAWAAVRGQLDAPVWYLFGATIAWAVAYDTIYAIQDQEDDRRIGIKSAALYFGSSVHQAVGLAFGIMLAFLIAAGWLAQLRWPYYAALFGVAVFFLFQINRLRRPITPTHAFDMFRKHVWVGVAILAGLLAGC encoded by the coding sequence ATGTCAGGTCCCGCACCGTCATCTTCGGCTTCCTGGGGGGTTCCTTGGCCTGCTCTGGCCCGATTGATGCGGCTGCCGAATCAGACCGGTACCTATCTCTTACTCCTGCCCACGATGTGGGGGCTGGTACTGGCTGCCCGGGGGATTCCCCCACCTCATCTAGTAGCCATTTTCATCGGTGGATCGTTCTTAATGCGGAGCGCGGGAGTGATCATGAACGATTTGGCAGATCAATCGTTCGACCGGCAGGTCACTCGAACCAAAACTCGTCCTTTGGCCTCAGGCGAGTTATCGCGGCGCCATGCGGCGATGCTGCTCAGTGTACTCCTCGTCCTGGCGGCAGGACTCCTGTGTTTCCTTCGTCCGATCGTGACCTGGCTCGCCCCGGTTGCGGTCTTTCTCGCAGCCCTCTACCCATACTCCAAACGATGGATCCATATCCCGCAAGCCATGCTGGGTATTGCGTTCGGCTGGGGAACGGTCATGGCGTGGGCCGCAGTGCGAGGACAATTGGATGCACCGGTGTGGTATCTCTTTGGAGCGACCATCGCCTGGGCCGTGGCCTATGACACAATCTACGCAATCCAGGATCAAGAGGATGATCGACGCATTGGAATCAAGTCAGCCGCCCTATACTTCGGGTCTTCCGTTCACCAAGCAGTGGGCTTGGCATTCGGTATCATGCTGGCTTTCTTGATCGCAGCCGGCTGGCTCGCTCAATTGAGATGGCCATATTACGCGGCACTCTTCGGAGTAGCGGTATTTTTTCTATTCCAGATCAATCGACTACGAAGGCCAATTACACCGACCCACGCGTTCGACATGTTCCGGAAGCACGTATGGGTCGGTGTCGCGATACTCGCCGGGCTCCTCGCAGGATGTTGA
- a CDS encoding ATPase, AAA family: MAQMIRNDSKSESSYPSAGESNSHAVGSRETAGSNRSSLNEPDAISQLLPWLNWVDERIRCALMAGQAVYGMESAHDSYRGLYITPRDVDRLLGQRPGQPLFGHNGSQTFPEQLPLPSRFSRLAKACRLSSFDIAVVFIALAPEFDLRYEKLYAYLQDDVSRRRPTVDLALNLLCVTVQDKLTRREHFSSTAPLLRHNLLRLIPDPNQPQPPLLSHYLKVDEQIIDCLLGQECLDPRLAPYCRILTERAFRAGSQADMPEEAAHQQALLEMIRRSLDVQRPVKLYFHGPDGAWTLRIVEGLVGCMGASLLVLDVTRALESGADFEQLFKLALRDAMLREAILCIDGVDALRAPDRILQYQRFMEVLAQAEGLTMLTGGEAWMSSGSGLAGVIAVPVGIPGFAQRRAYWSHNLEIAGIPLDASDLDALASRFRLMPDQISDAVVTASNAARWRTAVRSEDAQPSSHRSHATVAEVFAAACAQSGQDLAKLVRKVNVKYTLGDIVLPPDQLTQLKEISEQARHRHIVFGEWGFDRKLSVGKGLNVMFSGPPGTGKTMAAEIIAKELHLPLYKIDLSRVVSKYIGETEKHLDRIFAAAQRTDAILFFDEADALFGKRTEVRDSHDRYANIEVGYLLQKMEEYEGVAVLATNVRQHMDEAFVRRMQMIVEFPFPDEMHRRHIWEIMFPREAPLADDVDLSLLAREVRLAGGNIKNIALAAAFYAAGDGGMIRMSHLIRAARREHQKVGRMWNDAVWSEPGVASQHDS; the protein is encoded by the coding sequence ATGGCACAGATGATCCGCAACGATTCGAAAAGTGAGTCTTCTTATCCGAGCGCCGGCGAGTCGAACTCCCACGCCGTAGGATCCAGGGAAACCGCCGGCTCAAACCGGTCTTCGTTAAACGAGCCGGATGCCATCTCTCAGTTGCTCCCTTGGCTCAATTGGGTGGATGAACGCATTCGGTGTGCGCTGATGGCCGGACAGGCGGTCTATGGGATGGAATCAGCCCACGACTCCTATCGGGGCCTTTACATCACGCCACGTGACGTTGATCGACTCCTTGGCCAGCGACCCGGCCAGCCGCTGTTCGGGCACAATGGGTCTCAGACGTTTCCAGAGCAGTTGCCGCTGCCTTCCCGTTTCTCTCGATTGGCGAAAGCCTGTCGCCTCTCCTCCTTCGATATCGCCGTCGTGTTTATCGCATTGGCACCGGAGTTCGATCTGCGTTACGAGAAACTATACGCCTATCTGCAGGACGACGTCAGTCGACGCCGTCCGACCGTTGACCTCGCATTAAATCTCCTCTGTGTCACCGTCCAAGACAAGCTCACGCGGCGGGAGCATTTCTCATCTACCGCTCCGCTGCTCCGCCACAATCTGCTCCGATTGATCCCGGATCCGAATCAACCTCAACCGCCTCTGCTAAGCCACTACTTGAAAGTCGATGAACAGATCATCGATTGCTTGCTGGGTCAAGAATGCCTGGACCCACGGCTGGCTCCCTATTGCCGAATTCTCACAGAGAGAGCCTTTCGAGCCGGTTCACAGGCGGACATGCCGGAAGAGGCCGCACATCAACAGGCGCTCTTGGAGATGATTCGCCGGTCGCTCGATGTCCAGCGGCCCGTCAAGCTCTATTTCCATGGGCCCGACGGTGCCTGGACGCTTCGCATCGTTGAGGGTTTGGTCGGTTGCATGGGGGCCTCGCTGTTGGTGCTGGATGTGACGAGGGCTCTGGAGTCTGGAGCGGATTTTGAACAACTGTTTAAACTGGCGTTGCGCGACGCGATGCTGCGCGAGGCGATTCTCTGCATTGACGGCGTAGATGCACTCCGTGCGCCGGACCGGATCCTTCAGTACCAGCGGTTTATGGAGGTGCTTGCCCAAGCTGAAGGCCTGACGATGCTGACGGGAGGCGAGGCCTGGATGTCTTCCGGGAGCGGTCTAGCCGGTGTGATTGCTGTCCCAGTCGGAATACCGGGCTTTGCCCAACGTCGTGCCTATTGGAGCCACAATTTGGAGATTGCCGGCATTCCACTCGATGCCTCTGATCTGGATGCGTTGGCAAGCCGGTTCCGGTTGATGCCCGATCAGATCTCGGATGCAGTGGTAACGGCTTCCAATGCCGCCCGATGGCGGACCGCGGTCCGATCAGAGGATGCTCAGCCTTCTTCCCACAGGTCCCACGCTACGGTGGCGGAGGTCTTTGCAGCCGCCTGCGCGCAGTCCGGGCAGGATTTGGCGAAGCTGGTGCGGAAGGTCAATGTGAAATATACCTTGGGCGACATCGTGTTGCCGCCGGATCAATTGACGCAATTGAAAGAAATTTCCGAGCAGGCTCGGCATCGGCATATCGTCTTTGGCGAGTGGGGGTTCGATCGCAAGCTCTCGGTGGGCAAGGGCCTGAATGTCATGTTCTCAGGCCCGCCGGGGACAGGGAAGACAATGGCGGCAGAAATTATCGCCAAGGAACTCCATCTCCCCTTATACAAGATCGATCTTTCACGAGTGGTCAGCAAATACATCGGAGAAACGGAAAAACACCTTGATCGGATTTTTGCCGCCGCCCAACGCACCGATGCGATCTTATTTTTCGATGAAGCCGATGCGCTTTTCGGCAAGCGAACGGAAGTCCGGGATTCGCATGATCGGTATGCCAATATTGAAGTCGGCTATCTCCTGCAAAAAATGGAAGAATACGAGGGTGTCGCCGTCCTTGCCACCAATGTGCGTCAGCATATGGACGAGGCTTTTGTCCGGCGAATGCAGATGATAGTGGAATTTCCTTTTCCCGATGAGATGCATCGCCGACACATCTGGGAAATCATGTTCCCGCGCGAAGCACCGCTGGCAGATGACGTGGACTTGTCCTTGCTGGCACGGGAGGTCAGGCTGGCAGGCGGGAATATCAAGAATATCGCACTGGCCGCCGCCTTCTATGCCGCGGGCGACGGCGGGATGATCAGGATGTCCCACCTTATACGAGCAGCCCGGCGTGAGCATCAAAAGGTAGGTCGAATGTGGAATGATGCAGTGTGGAGCGAGCCGGGAGTTGCATCGCAGCATGATTCGTGA
- a CDS encoding 1-deoxy-D-xylulose 5-phosphate synthase: MSILKTIHSPADLKRLSPDRFPVLCQEIREQIIGAVADVGGHLASNLGVVELTVALQYLLDTPTDKIIWDTSNQSYTHKLLTGRREQFHTLRQYGGLSGFCKREESEYDTFNAGHAGTGVSAAFGMVEARDQMKQKHKVVCVVGDGAMTAGMTLEGLHHAGGLGKDFLVILNDNQMSISKNVGAISAYLSRTITGEFYGKVREETGQLLGKIPHIGSDMQRLARRAEELAKGVILPGLLFEELGFQYSGPIDGHNFEHLLPTLENVLRMKGPVLLHVITKKGLGYEPAMKNPVWFHACPPFIRSTGAPAKKAARPSYTAIAMDTLVKLARKDKRVVAITAAMCEGTGLTAFEKEFPERLYDVGIAEQHAVTFAAGLAAQGMRPVVAMYATFLQRAYDQVVHDVATQNLPVTFCIDRGGLVAEDGTTHHGAFDYAYLRHVPNMVVMAPKDENELQHMVKTCLEFNGPISVRYPRGVSLGVKMDPVPKALPVGKGERLKDGTDVAIIAIGVSVWQAVEAAERLNKEGISTAVVNGRFVKPLDHELIVDVAKRVRYVVTVEEGCKIGGFGSAVLEALSEAGMTGVKTKVLGLPDWYIEQGPQDLLRERYGLTAEGIYQSVKELIGKAPAVKSPLTDTALVGHPHGDEQGS; encoded by the coding sequence ATGTCCATACTGAAGACGATCCATAGTCCCGCCGATCTGAAGCGGTTGTCTCCGGACAGATTTCCGGTATTGTGCCAGGAAATTCGCGAGCAAATTATCGGAGCGGTCGCTGATGTCGGTGGACACCTGGCTTCGAATTTGGGTGTGGTCGAGCTCACGGTTGCCTTACAATACCTTCTGGATACACCGACCGACAAAATCATCTGGGATACCAGCAATCAGTCGTACACGCATAAACTTCTTACCGGCCGGCGCGAACAATTCCATACGCTTCGTCAGTACGGAGGATTGAGCGGATTCTGTAAGCGAGAAGAAAGCGAATACGATACGTTCAACGCCGGCCATGCGGGGACCGGTGTGTCGGCCGCCTTCGGTATGGTCGAAGCCAGAGACCAGATGAAGCAAAAACACAAGGTCGTCTGTGTCGTCGGTGACGGTGCGATGACGGCGGGGATGACGCTGGAAGGACTGCATCATGCGGGAGGACTCGGAAAAGATTTCCTCGTGATTTTGAACGACAACCAAATGTCGATCTCAAAAAATGTCGGAGCCATTTCCGCCTATCTGAGTCGGACCATCACGGGTGAGTTCTATGGGAAGGTGCGTGAAGAAACGGGGCAACTCTTGGGTAAGATTCCTCACATCGGCTCCGACATGCAACGGCTCGCCCGCCGAGCCGAAGAACTCGCCAAGGGCGTGATTCTGCCCGGATTGCTTTTCGAAGAGTTGGGGTTCCAGTACAGCGGCCCCATCGACGGCCACAACTTTGAACATCTCCTGCCGACCCTCGAGAACGTTCTGCGGATGAAAGGGCCTGTCCTGCTCCATGTCATCACGAAGAAAGGGCTTGGGTACGAGCCGGCCATGAAGAATCCGGTATGGTTCCATGCCTGTCCTCCATTCATTCGCTCGACCGGCGCGCCAGCCAAGAAAGCCGCGCGCCCCTCATACACGGCGATCGCTATGGACACGCTCGTCAAATTAGCCCGCAAGGACAAGCGCGTCGTGGCCATCACGGCTGCCATGTGTGAGGGGACGGGATTGACGGCATTCGAGAAAGAATTCCCGGAGCGTCTCTACGATGTCGGCATTGCCGAACAGCACGCGGTCACATTTGCGGCGGGGCTCGCCGCACAGGGCATGAGACCGGTCGTGGCGATGTATGCGACCTTTCTTCAGCGCGCCTATGATCAAGTCGTGCATGATGTCGCCACCCAGAATCTTCCAGTGACTTTCTGCATCGATCGAGGAGGACTCGTCGCAGAAGACGGGACGACGCATCATGGAGCCTTCGACTATGCTTATTTGCGGCATGTTCCCAATATGGTCGTCATGGCTCCCAAGGATGAAAATGAACTACAACATATGGTGAAAACCTGCTTGGAATTCAACGGACCGATTTCGGTACGCTATCCGCGCGGGGTGAGTCTCGGTGTGAAAATGGACCCCGTGCCGAAAGCCTTGCCTGTCGGGAAAGGTGAGCGTCTCAAAGACGGGACGGATGTGGCCATCATTGCGATCGGTGTCTCGGTATGGCAGGCCGTCGAAGCAGCCGAGCGCCTCAACAAAGAAGGGATTTCCACAGCGGTCGTGAACGGACGATTCGTGAAGCCGCTCGATCACGAACTGATTGTCGATGTGGCGAAGCGGGTGCGCTATGTTGTGACGGTGGAAGAAGGTTGTAAGATCGGGGGATTTGGGTCCGCCGTGCTCGAAGCTCTTTCGGAAGCCGGGATGACGGGGGTGAAGACGAAGGTCCTGGGCCTACCCGATTGGTACATCGAACAGGGGCCACAGGATCTGTTGCGGGAACGGTATGGTTTGACGGCTGAAGGGATCTATCAAAGTGTGAAGGAATTGATCGGCAAAGCACCCGCCGTAAAGTCGCCGCTCACAGATACGGCGCTGGTCGGCCATCCGCATGGAGACGAACAGGGAAGCTGA
- a CDS encoding (E)-4-hydroxy-3-methylbut-2-enyl-diphosphate synthase (flavodoxin) encodes MHINRRKTRQIQVGKVKVGGAAPVSVQSMCSTDTRDVAATIAQIHQLEAAGCEIIRVAVPDDEAAQALPQIKAAMTVPLIADIHFDHRLALKSARIVDCVRINPGNIGAWWKVEEVIKAVNERGIPLRVGVNGGSLERPLLEKYGWPSPEALAESALNAVHALEDVGFTNLKVSLKASDVHHAIDAYWLFAHQSDYPLHIGITEAGTTMTGAVKSSIGLGYLLSQGIGDTLRVSLAADPVDEVKVGFEILKSLELRHRGINVIACPTCGRVEIDVVRMANELEKKLGHIKTPLNVSVLGCVVNGIGEGKEADIGIAGGEGKGILFKKGKLVRKVPMEELMDTLIQEVELLAKEKEAESNDDAVASVPSNGWESLESPSDHPSTLGREIPVLPQR; translated from the coding sequence ATGCACATTAACAGACGAAAGACTCGCCAGATACAGGTCGGCAAAGTGAAGGTCGGGGGCGCTGCTCCGGTGTCGGTGCAATCCATGTGTTCGACGGACACGCGAGATGTGGCCGCGACGATCGCACAGATTCACCAGCTTGAAGCCGCCGGCTGTGAAATCATCCGTGTGGCTGTTCCGGACGACGAGGCCGCCCAGGCCCTCCCGCAAATTAAAGCGGCGATGACGGTACCGCTGATCGCCGATATTCATTTTGATCATCGGCTTGCCTTGAAGTCCGCGCGTATCGTCGATTGTGTCCGCATCAATCCCGGCAACATCGGTGCTTGGTGGAAAGTGGAGGAAGTCATTAAGGCCGTGAATGAGCGAGGGATTCCGCTTCGTGTCGGCGTCAATGGAGGATCCCTCGAACGGCCGTTGTTGGAGAAGTACGGATGGCCTTCCCCCGAAGCGCTGGCTGAGTCGGCGCTCAATGCCGTACATGCGCTCGAAGACGTAGGCTTTACCAACCTGAAGGTGTCGCTCAAGGCTTCGGATGTGCATCATGCCATCGACGCCTATTGGCTCTTCGCGCATCAATCGGATTATCCGCTCCACATTGGGATTACAGAAGCAGGGACGACCATGACCGGGGCGGTGAAGTCTTCGATCGGCCTCGGTTACTTGCTTTCACAGGGTATCGGGGACACGCTGCGCGTATCGCTGGCTGCCGATCCCGTCGACGAAGTCAAAGTCGGATTTGAAATCCTCAAGTCACTCGAATTACGTCATCGAGGCATTAATGTCATCGCCTGCCCGACCTGTGGGCGTGTCGAAATCGACGTCGTCCGGATGGCGAACGAATTGGAAAAGAAACTCGGCCACATCAAGACTCCATTGAACGTGTCGGTGCTGGGTTGTGTCGTCAACGGCATCGGAGAGGGGAAAGAGGCCGATATCGGGATTGCCGGCGGCGAGGGCAAGGGTATTTTGTTCAAGAAAGGCAAGCTTGTCCGAAAGGTTCCGATGGAAGAATTGATGGACACGTTGATTCAGGAAGTGGAGCTGCTGGCCAAGGAAAAAGAAGCGGAAAGCAACGACGACGCGGTTGCATCGGTCCCTTCAAACGGGTGGGAATCGCTGGAATCCCCGTCGGATCACCCTTCGACGCTCGGCCGAGAAATTCCGGTCTTACCTCAGCGGTAG
- a CDS encoding Radical SAM protein required for addition of adenosine to hopane skeleton, HpnH: MAVPISQMYTVAKYVLSQKLKGVKRYPLVLMLEPLFRCNLACAGCGKIQYPDHILDKRLTPEQCWAAAEECGAPMVSIPGGEPLIHPDIAKIVQGLVDRKKYIYLCTNAILLERKLDEYQPSKYLTFSVHMDGLKDEHDLAVCRDGVYDVAVKAIKAALKRGHRVTTNTTLFDDANPERVRKFFDEMMALGVEGMTISPGYSYQKAPDQQHFLKRARTQELFSKILARPKPGWQFNQSPLFLDFLMGRREYQCTPWGNPTYNVFGWQKPCYLLQEGYTKTFRELMELTEWEKYGTGRNEKCADCMVHCGYEASAVEDTFSTMSGFTRTAKLTLLPTSR; this comes from the coding sequence ATGGCTGTTCCGATTTCCCAGATGTATACCGTGGCGAAGTATGTGCTCTCACAGAAGCTGAAGGGAGTGAAGCGATATCCCTTGGTACTGATGCTCGAACCGCTCTTTCGGTGTAACCTGGCCTGCGCCGGCTGCGGAAAGATCCAGTATCCCGACCATATTCTCGACAAGCGGCTGACGCCGGAACAATGTTGGGCGGCGGCAGAAGAATGCGGTGCGCCCATGGTGAGTATTCCCGGAGGGGAGCCGCTCATTCATCCTGACATCGCGAAGATCGTCCAGGGCTTGGTGGATCGAAAGAAATATATCTATCTCTGTACAAACGCTATCCTCTTGGAGCGAAAGCTGGACGAATACCAACCCTCCAAATACCTGACATTCAGCGTCCATATGGATGGGCTCAAGGATGAACACGATTTAGCCGTCTGTCGAGATGGCGTCTATGACGTGGCGGTCAAAGCCATCAAAGCGGCGCTCAAACGCGGCCATCGAGTGACGACGAATACCACGTTGTTCGACGACGCGAATCCTGAGCGAGTGAGAAAATTTTTCGATGAAATGATGGCGCTGGGGGTCGAAGGTATGACCATCTCGCCGGGGTATAGTTATCAAAAGGCCCCGGATCAGCAACATTTCTTGAAGCGGGCTCGGACGCAAGAGCTCTTCTCTAAGATTCTTGCTCGCCCTAAGCCGGGTTGGCAGTTCAATCAATCTCCCTTGTTCTTGGATTTTCTGATGGGTCGGCGTGAGTATCAATGCACTCCTTGGGGAAATCCAACCTACAATGTCTTTGGGTGGCAGAAGCCCTGCTACTTGCTCCAAGAGGGATACACAAAAACCTTCCGCGAGCTCATGGAGTTGACCGAGTGGGAGAAGTACGGTACCGGCCGAAACGAAAAGTGCGCCGATTGTATGGTCCATTGCGGCTATGAGGCATCGGCGGTGGAGGATACGTTTAGTACGATGTCGGGATTTACGCGGACTGCCAAGCTGACGTTGTTGCCTACTTCTCGTTAA